The Actinomycetota bacterium genome includes the window GCGCGACCAAAAGCCCGCGGCCCTGGGTCGCGTGGATGGCCTCTTCGACCTGAGCCCGGACCAGGTCCGGCGACCCGTCCACCAGGGCGCCCTTTCCGTCCACGCCCCCCATGGCGGCCCGGCCGGCCAGGTCCCGGCCCTGGGCCACCGACGGGTTCCCGGGATCGTGGACGGACCAGCTGACCGCGTGCGAAGGAAGGTCGTTCGCCAGGGCGAAGTGCAGGTTCGCCCCGCACAGGTGCAGCACGTTGCACCAGGCGGCTCCGGGGACCGCCTCCAGCACGCGCCGGTCGTGGGGCAGGACCAGGTCCCTGTACTCCTCGTACCCCATGACGTCGTCCGATGCGTAGCCGGAGACGGCGAAGAACACGCCCGCAGCCCCCGACTCGATCGAGCGGCGCGCGAAGCCCGCCATCGTCGCCGCGATCCGGGACAGAGCGGCCCCGACGACGCCGGGACGCGTCCGCAGCTCGGCCACGGCCCGCTCCCGGTCCTCGCCCACCAGGTAGCCCGCCACGGTGAGCGGCGAGAACACCGTCTGGAGGACGGGAACGGAGCGGCCGAGCTGGGTGACCACCCGGGCAAGGGCCTCGGTCTGGTCGGCCAGCGCCGGGACCGTGGGCACGACCTCGGCGGCGGCGACGGCCTCCCAGTCCTCCGGGCCGGACACCACCGCCCGCTTCAGCACCGGGGCCCGGTCGGCCCGCCCCGAAGGCCGGTACTCGGCGCCGAAGGCCTCCGCGAAGCACGTCGCCCGGGGCTGGAGCTTCACGAAGTCCCACCCGAACCGCCGCTGCCGCTCGACGGTCACCCCGGCCAGCTCGGCCGGCGACCATTCCTCGAGGTACGTGTGGCCCCACCACGCGGCCGGGGCCCGCCGCAGCGGCTCCATGGCCAGCGCCGCCCGGACCCGTTCGCTTCCGTCCATCGGCCAGCCAGCCTACCCGGGGCTCGGCTTCCCGCGGCAGGGCTTCCCGCGGCACGGCTCGAGGCGGCCCGACCTATGCTGGGAGCGCCCGCCCTGGACGGCCAAAGGAGCTCCCCATGGCAGACGTGAAGGAAGTCGAGGCCCCGCCCGCCGGTCCGCTCTCGGAGCAGGAACGCGATCTGATCGACGCCTACTGGCGGGCCGCCAACTACCTCTCGGTGGGCCAGATCTACCTGCTGGACAACCCGCTGCTGCGCGAGCCGCTGAAGCCCGAGCACACCAAGCCCCGTCTGCTGGGGCACTGGGGCACCACCCCCGGCCTCAACTTCATCTACGCCCACATGAACCGGGTCATCAGGAACTGGGACCTCGACGCGATCTACGTCACCGGACCCGGCCACGGCGGGCCCGGTCTCGTCGCCAACGCCTACCTCGAGGGGACCTACAGCGAGGTCTACCCCGACCTCACCCGGGACGCCGAGGGGATGCGCAAGCTCTTCCGGCAGTTCTCGTTCCCCGGCGGCATCCCGAGCCACGTGGCGCCGGAGACGCCCGGCTCGATCCACGAGGGCGGCGAGCTCGGGTACGCGCTCGTGCACGCCTACGGCGCTGCCTTCGACAACCCGGACCTCCTGGTGTGCTGCGTGGTGGGGGACGGGGAGGCCGAGACCGGTCCGCTCGCCACCAGCTGGCACTCCAACAAGTTCCTGAACCCGGTTCGGGACGGCGCCGTGCTGCCCATCCTGCACCTGAACGGCTACAAGATCGCGAACCCCACGGTGCTGGCCCGGATCCCGCAGGAGGAGCTGCGCGCCCTCATGGAGGGCTACGGTCACCATCCGTACTTCGTGGAGGGCGACGACCCGGCGGCCATGCACCAGCAGATGGCGGCCACGCTGGACGAGGTGGTCCAGGAGATCCACGACATCCAGCGCACGGCCCGGGAACGCGGGACCGCCGCTCGCCCCCGGTGGCCGATGATCGTCCTTCGAACTCCGAAGGGCTGGACCGGACCCAAGGAGGTGGACGGCGAGCCCGTCGAGGGGACCTGGCGGGCCCACCAGGTCCCGATGGCCGAGGTCCGCACGAACCGGGATCACCGGGCCGTGCTGGAATCCTGGATGCGGGGCTACCGGCCCGAGGAGCTGTTCGACGAGAACGGATCCCTGGTCGCCGAGCTGGCGGAGCTCCCTCCCAAGCGCCACCGCCGCATGAGCGCGAACCCCCACACCAACGGCGGGGAGCTGCTGCGCGACCTGTCGCTCCCGGACTTCCGCGACTACGCCGTGGCCGCCGACAAGCCCGGGACGAACTCGAGCGAGGCCACCCGGGTGCTGGGAGCCTTCCTCCGCGACGTGATCGCGGGGAACCCGGACCGGTTCCGGCTGTTCGCTCCGGACGAGACCGCCTCCAACCGCCTGTCTGCCGCGTTCGAGGTCACCGACCGGGCCTGGGACGCCGAGACCCTGCCCACGGACGACCACCTCTCCCCGGGCGGCCGGGTCATGGAAGTCCTCTCCGAGCACATGTGCCAGGGCTGGCTGGAGGGCTACCTGCTCACCGGCCGCCACGGCCTGTTCAACTGCTACGAGGCGTTCATCCACATCGTGGACTCGATGTTCAATCAGCACGCCAAGTGGCTGAAGGTGACCCGAGCCATCCCGTGGCGCCGGCCCCTGGCCTCCCTGAACTACCTGCTGTCCTCGCACGTGTGGCGTCAGGACCACAACGGCTTCTCGCACCAGGACCCCGGCTTCATCGACCATGTGGTGAACAAGAAGGCCGAGATCATCCGGGTGTACCTGCCGCCGGACACGAACTGCCTGCTGTCGGTGGGGGACCACTGCCTCCGGAGCAGGAACTACGTGAACGTCATCGTGGCCGGGAAGCAGCCCTCGCTGAACTGGCTCTCCATGGGCGAGGCCGTCCGCCACTGCACACGGG containing:
- a CDS encoding phosphoketolase family protein produces the protein MADVKEVEAPPAGPLSEQERDLIDAYWRAANYLSVGQIYLLDNPLLREPLKPEHTKPRLLGHWGTTPGLNFIYAHMNRVIRNWDLDAIYVTGPGHGGPGLVANAYLEGTYSEVYPDLTRDAEGMRKLFRQFSFPGGIPSHVAPETPGSIHEGGELGYALVHAYGAAFDNPDLLVCCVVGDGEAETGPLATSWHSNKFLNPVRDGAVLPILHLNGYKIANPTVLARIPQEELRALMEGYGHHPYFVEGDDPAAMHQQMAATLDEVVQEIHDIQRTARERGTAARPRWPMIVLRTPKGWTGPKEVDGEPVEGTWRAHQVPMAEVRTNRDHRAVLESWMRGYRPEELFDENGSLVAELAELPPKRHRRMSANPHTNGGELLRDLSLPDFRDYAVAADKPGTNSSEATRVLGAFLRDVIAGNPDRFRLFAPDETASNRLSAAFEVTDRAWDAETLPTDDHLSPGGRVMEVLSEHMCQGWLEGYLLTGRHGLFNCYEAFIHIVDSMFNQHAKWLKVTRAIPWRRPLASLNYLLSSHVWRQDHNGFSHQDPGFIDHVVNKKAEIIRVYLPPDTNCLLSVGDHCLRSRNYVNVIVAGKQPSLNWLSMGEAVRHCTRGIGIWEFASNDEEGEPDVVMACAGDIPTLETLAAVDIIRQRLPHLKVRVVNVVDLMRLEPDSEHPHGMPDPEFDALFTLDKPIVFAYHGYPWLIHRLAYRRNNHHNLHVRGYKEEGTTTTPFDMVMLNDLDRFHLVMDVIDRVPGLGPQAAHLRQDMVDRRLECRAYTRLEGEDDPDVRDWIWPY